From the Halococcus salifodinae DSM 8989 genome, one window contains:
- a CDS encoding GNAT family N-acetyltransferase, with protein sequence MAEYRPISEEYEERHHAITGYAFDAGSGPYDPDEPIDERRRRRWAFGEDRGIFDGDDLVACGTHIEFTVRLRGEWLPMAGLSGVASPPERRRQGFVGELLEASLQEYREWGWPIAALRPFKHDFYARYGWATGCRYHTATVAPAALSTVRSAAAGEFRRIEPEEYATLEPVFEKWLDGVNLATRRNDDWWRDRVFQGYDTERYCYAWLQGDEPRGYLVYRIKDGDDGRRLVVDEMAFTDHEAYLNLLRFCHDHDSQVSAVELYGYDHDRLLDVVTDRDAIEVEVAAGKMLRIVDVPAALEAVPYPGIEDATLTVGVDDPHAPWNDATFSVRVAEGVASVERVDADAEPDATTDIGTLSQLLVGYCSAERARTVGGLDVRTSETVDVLERLFPEHEVFLPESF encoded by the coding sequence ATGGCCGAGTATCGTCCCATCTCGGAGGAGTACGAGGAGCGCCACCACGCGATCACGGGCTACGCCTTCGATGCCGGATCGGGGCCGTACGATCCGGACGAACCGATCGACGAGCGCCGTCGGCGACGGTGGGCGTTCGGCGAGGATCGAGGGATCTTCGACGGCGACGACCTCGTGGCCTGCGGCACCCACATCGAGTTCACCGTCCGGCTGCGCGGCGAATGGCTGCCGATGGCCGGCCTCTCGGGGGTGGCCTCCCCGCCGGAACGTCGACGCCAGGGATTCGTCGGAGAGTTGCTCGAAGCCTCGCTCCAAGAGTACCGCGAGTGGGGCTGGCCGATCGCCGCTCTCCGACCGTTCAAACACGACTTCTACGCGCGCTACGGCTGGGCGACCGGCTGTCGGTATCACACCGCGACCGTCGCTCCCGCGGCGCTGTCGACGGTGCGATCCGCCGCAGCCGGTGAGTTCCGTCGGATCGAGCCCGAGGAGTACGCCACTCTGGAGCCGGTCTTCGAGAAATGGCTCGACGGCGTCAACCTCGCGACCCGCCGGAACGACGACTGGTGGCGCGATCGGGTGTTCCAGGGCTACGATACGGAACGGTACTGCTACGCGTGGCTCCAGGGGGACGAACCCCGAGGCTATCTGGTCTACCGAATCAAGGATGGTGACGACGGCCGACGCCTGGTGGTCGACGAGATGGCGTTCACCGACCACGAAGCGTATCTGAACCTCCTGCGCTTTTGCCACGATCACGACTCACAGGTGAGCGCGGTCGAGCTGTACGGGTACGACCACGACCGGCTCCTCGATGTCGTCACCGATCGGGACGCGATCGAAGTCGAGGTGGCCGCCGGCAAGATGCTCCGGATCGTCGACGTCCCGGCGGCCCTCGAAGCCGTCCCGTACCCCGGTATCGAGGACGCCACCCTCACCGTCGGCGTCGACGATCCACACGCGCCGTGGAACGACGCGACGTTCTCGGTTCGGGTCGCTGAGGGGGTGGCGTCCGTCGAACGAGTCGATGCCGACGCCGAGCCGGACGCGACGACCGACATCGGGACGCTCTCACAGCTTCTCGTGGGCTACTGCTCGGCCGAGCGTGCCAGGACGGTTGGCGGTCTCGACGTTCGAACCTCGGAGACCGTCGACGTGCTGGAGCGGCTGTTCCCCGAGCACGAGGTGTTCCTCCCAGAGAGTTTCTGA
- a CDS encoding (Fe-S)-binding protein → MTLVLQAGDTVTRETFWLIGPVGKALFYFLTALAVTVFLYGVYERFSRYTRGTEDAFARLDDLPSRIVSAAKTVVTNEKQFNRDLYGGLMHAFIMWGFLTLLIGTTILGIDMDGYRLVTGLLGEEQSFFVGDFYLSYSLVMDAMGFLFVVGLGMAIYRRYVVRNERLWGKHTDLEDGLFVWTLFLLAAGGYLVEGVRILATGFPEFETVSFVGWFVALVLEGVGVSPELATTLYPATWWSHSLLALGFVAWVPYAKPFHMLSSFANVVTRDEKAGTRLPGVPADADPDEIGFTEIEDMSWRQMLDQDACTKCGRCSSVCPAKASGRPLDPRDVILDLKGYRESVNAGGETKEIVADGGTSVIDSRTMESCMSCMACMDACPVDIEHVPQFTEMNRRLTESGEMDENVQETMMDIFGQGNSFGEPERKRPEWTEELDFEVPDAREQAVEYLWYVGDYPSYDERNRRVARSLATIFEHAGVDYGILYEDEQNDGNDVRRVGEEGLYEMLAEDNVEAFEDCEFDTIVCTDPHSYNTFSNEYPELDGVEWNADGEIDVHHYTQVVQELADSGALDLTGTELDHTVTYHDPCHLGRMNDEYEAPRDLVRRTGCDLNEMPRNRANSFCCGGGGGGLWMDFDEEPKPSEERLREALEDTDAGAAVEKFVVACPMCMTMYEDGRKTGSFEDDIEIVGLSELLAEALDAGGAAGAAADTDADAETGAAPADD, encoded by the coding sequence ATGACACTCGTGCTCCAGGCGGGAGACACCGTCACCCGAGAGACGTTCTGGCTGATCGGTCCCGTCGGGAAAGCACTCTTCTATTTCCTCACGGCGCTCGCGGTCACGGTCTTCCTGTATGGCGTCTACGAGCGGTTCTCGCGGTACACCCGCGGAACCGAGGACGCCTTCGCCCGGCTCGACGACCTCCCCAGCCGGATCGTGAGCGCCGCGAAGACCGTCGTCACCAACGAGAAACAGTTCAATCGCGACCTCTACGGCGGACTGATGCACGCGTTCATCATGTGGGGGTTTCTCACGCTGCTGATCGGTACCACCATCCTCGGGATCGACATGGACGGCTACCGGCTCGTGACCGGCCTGCTGGGTGAGGAGCAGTCCTTCTTCGTCGGCGATTTCTACCTCTCGTATTCGCTCGTGATGGACGCGATGGGCTTTCTGTTCGTCGTCGGGCTCGGAATGGCGATCTACCGGCGGTACGTCGTCCGGAACGAGCGGCTGTGGGGCAAGCATACGGATCTCGAAGACGGACTGTTCGTCTGGACGCTGTTTCTCCTCGCTGCCGGCGGCTATCTCGTCGAAGGCGTGCGGATCCTCGCGACTGGCTTTCCCGAGTTCGAGACCGTGAGCTTCGTGGGCTGGTTCGTCGCACTCGTTCTGGAGGGCGTCGGCGTCTCGCCGGAGCTCGCAACCACGCTCTACCCGGCGACGTGGTGGTCGCACTCCCTGCTCGCGCTCGGGTTCGTGGCGTGGGTGCCCTACGCCAAACCGTTCCACATGCTGTCGAGCTTCGCCAACGTCGTCACCCGCGACGAGAAGGCAGGCACCCGGCTGCCGGGCGTGCCCGCCGACGCCGATCCCGACGAGATCGGCTTCACCGAAATCGAAGACATGTCGTGGCGACAGATGCTCGATCAGGACGCCTGCACCAAGTGCGGCCGGTGTTCGTCGGTGTGTCCGGCGAAGGCGTCGGGACGGCCGCTCGATCCGCGCGACGTGATCCTCGATCTCAAGGGGTATCGCGAGTCGGTGAACGCCGGCGGTGAAACCAAAGAAATCGTCGCGGACGGCGGGACGAGCGTCATCGATTCGCGCACGATGGAGTCGTGTATGTCCTGTATGGCGTGTATGGACGCCTGCCCCGTCGATATCGAGCACGTCCCGCAGTTCACCGAGATGAACCGCCGGCTCACCGAATCGGGCGAGATGGACGAGAACGTCCAGGAGACCATGATGGACATCTTCGGCCAGGGCAACTCCTTCGGGGAGCCCGAGCGCAAGCGCCCCGAGTGGACCGAGGAGCTCGACTTCGAAGTGCCCGACGCGCGCGAACAAGCCGTCGAGTACCTCTGGTACGTCGGCGATTATCCTTCTTACGACGAGCGCAACCGGAGGGTGGCGCGGTCGCTCGCCACGATCTTCGAGCACGCGGGCGTCGACTACGGCATCCTCTACGAGGACGAGCAAAACGACGGCAACGACGTCCGGCGAGTGGGCGAGGAGGGACTCTACGAGATGCTCGCCGAGGACAACGTCGAGGCCTTCGAGGACTGCGAGTTCGACACCATCGTCTGCACCGATCCGCACAGCTACAACACGTTCTCGAACGAGTACCCCGAACTCGACGGCGTGGAGTGGAACGCCGACGGCGAGATCGACGTCCACCATTACACGCAGGTCGTTCAGGAACTCGCGGATAGTGGTGCGCTCGATCTCACGGGCACCGAACTCGATCACACCGTGACCTATCACGACCCCTGCCACCTCGGCCGGATGAACGACGAGTACGAGGCTCCCCGAGATCTCGTCCGGCGCACGGGGTGTGACCTGAACGAGATGCCCAGGAATCGGGCGAACAGTTTCTGCTGTGGCGGCGGTGGCGGTGGGCTCTGGATGGACTTCGACGAGGAGCCCAAACCCAGCGAGGAACGCCTTCGGGAGGCCCTGGAGGACACCGACGCGGGGGCTGCTGTCGAGAAGTTCGTCGTCGCGTGTCCGATGTGCATGACGATGTACGAGGACGGCCGCAAGACAGGGAGCTTCGAGGACGACATCGAGATCGTCGGGCTTTCGGAGCTCCTGGCGGAGGCGCTCGATGCGGGCGGGGCAGCGGGAGCGGCGGCAGACACGGACGCGGATGCGGAGACGGGCGCAGCCCCGGCGGACGATTGA